One Paramisgurnus dabryanus chromosome 8, PD_genome_1.1, whole genome shotgun sequence DNA window includes the following coding sequences:
- the LOC135771397 gene encoding asparaginyl-tRNA synthetase isoform X3 encodes MIPVTLLRIPVLPTSLFSRCGALFFQRHCRRMISKKMRICDILECTDIGSDVRIQGWVRSVRPQKDNLFLHVNDGSSLKPLQVVASSHLNTRDLTFGCAVDITGTLERSPNKRQNVEIQAQHIQVVGECDPVEFPFKIKERHPLEYIRQFPHLRCRTNAFSSLLRIRSEATAAIQSFFRDNGYVQIHTPIITSNDCEGAGELFQVEPAGDKKASDDPNPHFFSVPAYLTVSGQLHLEVMAGAFSAVYTFGPTFRAENSQSRRHLAEFYMVEAEIAFTESLRDLMEVMENLFKSTTEHLMSHCADDIELFHKYIAPGHGDQVNLMLKRKFHVISYTEAIDILNNSSQNFTFSTEWGCDLQTEHEKFLVKHCGNVPVFVVDYPYDLKPFYARDNQDQPRHTAAAVDLLVPGVGELCGGSLREERLELLKSRLAQTGLEDAYAWYLQLREFGSVPHGGFGMGFERYLQCILGVHNIKDVIPFARSSHSCPL; translated from the exons ATGATACCTGTCACATTACTTCGCATACCTGTTTTACCCACATCGTTGTTTTCTCGATGTGGTGCATTATTCTTCCAACGACATTGCAGGCGCATGATCTCCAAAAAAATGAGGATATGTGATATACTGGAATGTACGGATATAGGATCAGATGTTAGAATACAG GGGTGGGTCAGATCTGTAAGACCACAGAAGGACAATCTCTTCTTACATGTCAATGATGGCAGCTCATTGAAGCCTCTTCAGGTGGTTGCCAGCTCACATCTGAACACCAG AGACCTTACATTTGGGTGTGCTGTTGACATCACTGGCACATTGGAGAGGAGTCCTAACAAGAGACAAAATGTAGAGATACAAGCTCAACATATTCAAGTGGTCGGGGAATGTGATCCCGTG GAATTTCCTTTTAAAATCAAAGAGCGTCATCCTTTGGAATATATCAGACAGTTTCCCCATCTCAGATGCCGAACAAACGCCTTTAGTTCCCTCCTCAGGATACGCAGCGAAGCGACAGCTGCCATCCAATCGTTTTTCAGG GATAATGGTTATGTGCAGATACACACACCAATAATCACCTCAAATGACTGTGAGGGTGCTGGTGAACTCTTTCAAGTCGAG CCTGCAGGTGATAAAAAAGCCTCAGATGACCCAAACCCACATTTCTTCTCTGTGCCAGCTTATCTAACAGTATCAGGGCAATTGCACCTAGAAGTGATGGCAGG GGCTTTTTCAGCAGTCTACACCTTTGGTCCTACATTCAGAGCGGAGAACTCTCAAAGCAGGAGACATCTGGCTGAGTTTTACATGGTAGAAGCTGAAATTGCCTTTACTGAATCATTAAGAGATCTAATGGAG GTTATGGAGAACCTGTTTAAATCCACCACGGAGCATTTGATGTCCCATTGCGCAGATGATATTGAATTATTTCACAAATATATTGCACCAGGACATGGG GACCAAGTGAATCTCATGTTGAAAAGAAAATTTCATGT CATTTCCTACACTGAAGCCATCGACATTCTTAACAACAGTTCACAAAACTTTACATTCAGCACAGAG TGGGGCTGTGATCTTCAGACAGAACATGAGAAGTTTCTGGTGAAACACTGTGGGAATGTCCCAGTCTTTGTTGTTGACTATCCCTACGACTTAAAGCCTTTCTATGCCAGAGACAACCAAGATCAACCCCGTCACACT GCGGCTGCTGTAGACCTCTTAGTGCCTGGGGTCGGTGAGCTTTGTGGTGGATCTCTGAGAGAAGAGAGGCTTGAACTTTTAAAGAGTCGACTAGCACA AACTGGATTGGAGGACGCATATGCATG GTATCTGCAGCTGCGAGAGTTTGGCTCCGTCCCACACGGGGGTTTCGGGATGGGATTTGAGAGGTACCTGCAGTGCATTTTGGGAGTTCACAATATCAAAGATGTGATTCCATTCGCAAGGTCCTCACACTCCTGCCCGCTTTAA
- the LOC135771397 gene encoding asparaginyl-tRNA synthetase isoform X4, translating to MIPVTLLRIPVLPTSLFSRCGALFFQRHCRRMISKKMRICDILECTDIGSDVRIQGWVRSVRPQKDNLFLHVNDGSSLKPLQVVASSHLNTRDLTFGCAVDITGTLERSPNKRQNVEIQAQHIQVVGECDPVEFPFKIKERHPLEYIRQFPHLRCRTNAFSSLLRIRSEATAAIQSFFRDNGYVQIHTPIITSNDCEGAGELFQVEPAGDKKASDDPNPHFFSVPAYLTVSGQLHLEVMAGAFSAVYTFGPTFRAENSQSRRHLAEFYMVEAEIAFTESLRDLMEVMENLFKSTTEHLMSHCADDIELFHKYIAPGHGDQVNLMLKRKFHVISYTEAIDILNNSSQNFTFSTEWGCDLQTEHEKFLVKHCGNVPVFVVDYPYDLKPFYARDNQDQPRHTAAAVDLLVPGVGELCGGSLREERLELLKSRLAQTGLEDAYAWYLQLREFGSVPHGGFGMGFERLGKSAGLSSAVDG from the exons ATGATACCTGTCACATTACTTCGCATACCTGTTTTACCCACATCGTTGTTTTCTCGATGTGGTGCATTATTCTTCCAACGACATTGCAGGCGCATGATCTCCAAAAAAATGAGGATATGTGATATACTGGAATGTACGGATATAGGATCAGATGTTAGAATACAG GGGTGGGTCAGATCTGTAAGACCACAGAAGGACAATCTCTTCTTACATGTCAATGATGGCAGCTCATTGAAGCCTCTTCAGGTGGTTGCCAGCTCACATCTGAACACCAG AGACCTTACATTTGGGTGTGCTGTTGACATCACTGGCACATTGGAGAGGAGTCCTAACAAGAGACAAAATGTAGAGATACAAGCTCAACATATTCAAGTGGTCGGGGAATGTGATCCCGTG GAATTTCCTTTTAAAATCAAAGAGCGTCATCCTTTGGAATATATCAGACAGTTTCCCCATCTCAGATGCCGAACAAACGCCTTTAGTTCCCTCCTCAGGATACGCAGCGAAGCGACAGCTGCCATCCAATCGTTTTTCAGG GATAATGGTTATGTGCAGATACACACACCAATAATCACCTCAAATGACTGTGAGGGTGCTGGTGAACTCTTTCAAGTCGAG CCTGCAGGTGATAAAAAAGCCTCAGATGACCCAAACCCACATTTCTTCTCTGTGCCAGCTTATCTAACAGTATCAGGGCAATTGCACCTAGAAGTGATGGCAGG GGCTTTTTCAGCAGTCTACACCTTTGGTCCTACATTCAGAGCGGAGAACTCTCAAAGCAGGAGACATCTGGCTGAGTTTTACATGGTAGAAGCTGAAATTGCCTTTACTGAATCATTAAGAGATCTAATGGAG GTTATGGAGAACCTGTTTAAATCCACCACGGAGCATTTGATGTCCCATTGCGCAGATGATATTGAATTATTTCACAAATATATTGCACCAGGACATGGG GACCAAGTGAATCTCATGTTGAAAAGAAAATTTCATGT CATTTCCTACACTGAAGCCATCGACATTCTTAACAACAGTTCACAAAACTTTACATTCAGCACAGAG TGGGGCTGTGATCTTCAGACAGAACATGAGAAGTTTCTGGTGAAACACTGTGGGAATGTCCCAGTCTTTGTTGTTGACTATCCCTACGACTTAAAGCCTTTCTATGCCAGAGACAACCAAGATCAACCCCGTCACACT GCGGCTGCTGTAGACCTCTTAGTGCCTGGGGTCGGTGAGCTTTGTGGTGGATCTCTGAGAGAAGAGAGGCTTGAACTTTTAAAGAGTCGACTAGCACA AACTGGATTGGAGGACGCATATGCATG GTATCTGCAGCTGCGAGAGTTTGGCTCCGTCCCACACGGGGGTTTCGGGATGGGATTTGAGAG